AGCGAGACCGTAAGCGTCGACCAACTGAGCCATGCCTACCGGGTGATGCGCACCATCCGCGCCTTCGAGGAGCGGCTGCATGTGGAATTCGCCACCGGCGAGATTCCCGGCTTCGTCCACCTCTATGCCGGCGAAGAGGCCTCGGCCGCCGGTGTCATGGCCCACCTGGGCCACGAGGACAGCATCGCCTCCACCCACCGTGGCCACGGCCACTGCATCGCCAAGGGCGTGGACGTCTACGGCATGATGGCCGAGATCTACGGAAAGAAGACCGGGGTCTGCCAGGGCAAGGGCGGCTCCATGCACATCGCCGACCTGGAAAAGGGCATGCTCGGCGCCAACGGCATCGTCGGCGCCGGGGCACCACTGGCTGCCGGTGCCGCCCTGGCAGCCAAGCTCAAGGGCAGCGACGCCGTGGCCGTGGCTTTCTTTGGCGACGGCGGCTCCAACGAGGGCGCGGTGTTCGAGGCCATGAACCTGGCCTCGGTGTGGAATCTGCCGTGCATCTTCGTCGCCGAGAACAATGGCTACGCCGAGGCCACCGCCTCGAACTGGTCGGTGGCATGCGACCATATCGCCGACCGCGCCGCCGGTTTCGGCATGCCCGGGGTGACGGTGGACGGCTTCGACTTCTTCGCCGTCCATGAGGCCGCCGCGGCCGCCGTGGCGCGCGCCCGGGCCGGCGAAGGCCCCTCGCTGATCGAGGTGAAGTTCACCCGCTACTTCGGCCACTTCGAGGGCGACGCCCAAACCTATCGCGATCCCAACGAGGTCAAGCAGGCCCGCGAGCAGCGCGACTGCCTCATGCAATTCCGCGAGCGGGTGACCCGCGCCGGCCACCTGCAACCCGCCCTGCTCGACAGCATCGACCAGGAGGTGGAACAGCTCATCGAGGACGCTGTGCGCAAGGCTAAGGCCGATCCCAAGCCCGGCCCGGAAGACCTGCTCACCGACGTCTACGTCACCTACGCCTGATCGGAAAACAACAAGGAGCGCCACCATGGCCAGAAAGATCAGCTACCAGCAAGCCATCAACGAAGCCCTGGAACAGGAGATGCGCCGCGATCCCACCGTCTTCCTCATGGGCGAGGACAACGCTGGCGGCGCCGGCGCGCCCGGCGAGCAGGACGCCTGGGGCGGCGTGCTCGGGGTCACCAAGGGGCTCTACCATAAGTTTCCCGGCCGGGTGCTGGACACCCCGCTGTCGGAGATCGGCTACGTCGGCGCGGCGGTGGGCGCCGCCGCCCGCGGCACCCGACCGGTGTGCGAATTGATGTTCGTCGACTTCGCCGGCTGCTGCCTGGACCAGATCCTCAACCAGGCGGCCAAATTCCGCTACATGTTCGGCGGCAAGGCGGTCACCCCACTGGTCCTGCGCACCATGGTCGGCGCCGGCCTGCGGGCCGCGGCCCAGCATTCGCAGATGCTCACCGCCTGGTGGACCCACATCCCCGGCCTCAAGGTAGTCTGCCCGGCCACCCCCTACGACGCCAAGGGACTGCTGATCCAGGCCATCCGCGACAACGATCCGGTGATCTTCTGCGAGCACAAGCTGCTCTACGGCAT
The window above is part of the Pseudomonas oryzihabitans genome. Proteins encoded here:
- a CDS encoding thiamine pyrophosphate-dependent dehydrogenase E1 component subunit alpha, coding for MSETVSVDQLSHAYRVMRTIRAFEERLHVEFATGEIPGFVHLYAGEEASAAGVMAHLGHEDSIASTHRGHGHCIAKGVDVYGMMAEIYGKKTGVCQGKGGSMHIADLEKGMLGANGIVGAGAPLAAGAALAAKLKGSDAVAVAFFGDGGSNEGAVFEAMNLASVWNLPCIFVAENNGYAEATASNWSVACDHIADRAAGFGMPGVTVDGFDFFAVHEAAAAAVARARAGEGPSLIEVKFTRYFGHFEGDAQTYRDPNEVKQAREQRDCLMQFRERVTRAGHLQPALLDSIDQEVEQLIEDAVRKAKADPKPGPEDLLTDVYVTYA
- a CDS encoding alpha-ketoacid dehydrogenase subunit beta, encoding MARKISYQQAINEALEQEMRRDPTVFLMGEDNAGGAGAPGEQDAWGGVLGVTKGLYHKFPGRVLDTPLSEIGYVGAAVGAAARGTRPVCELMFVDFAGCCLDQILNQAAKFRYMFGGKAVTPLVLRTMVGAGLRAAAQHSQMLTAWWTHIPGLKVVCPATPYDAKGLLIQAIRDNDPVIFCEHKLLYGMQGEVPEESYAIPFGEASFLREGDDVSLITYGRMVHLAMDAAANLARQGISCEVLDLRTTSPLDRDSILESVEKTGRAVIIDEANPRCSVATDIAALLAEQAFDDLRAPVQLVTAPHTPVPFSDALEDLYIPDAAKIERAVVKITQGRQAA